From Woronichinia naegeliana WA131, the proteins below share one genomic window:
- the eno gene encoding phosphopyruvate hydratase, with the protein MLSKVPAKIEAIAAREILDSRGRPTVEAEVRLETGAFGIAQVPSGASTGSFEAHELRDDDPKRYGGKGVLKAVRNIIEKIEPELIGLDAFDQLSVDQTMIKRDGTTNKKELGANAILAVSLANAKAAAAELEIPLYRYLGGPLANVLPVPMMNVINGGAHADNNVDFQEFMIMPVGAETFGEALRWGAEVFAVLGKVLKERKLLSGGVGDEGGYAPNLKSNQDALDILIEAIEKTGYKPGTEIALAMDIASSEFYKNGQYTYDGAPHSPQEFIDYQAKLVSQYPIVSIEDGLQEDDWESWKGLTEKLGAKTQLVGDDLMVTNPIRLQKSIDLGVANAILIKLNQIGSLSETLETISLATRYSYRSVISHRSGETEDTTIADLAVATRAGQIKTGSLCRSERVAKYNRLLRIEDELGDRAVYAPKLGLGPKHS; encoded by the coding sequence ATGTTAAGCAAAGTCCCTGCCAAAATTGAAGCGATCGCAGCCCGTGAAATTCTCGATTCCCGTGGCCGTCCGACCGTTGAAGCTGAAGTCAGACTAGAAACCGGAGCCTTTGGCATTGCTCAAGTACCGAGTGGAGCCTCAACGGGCAGTTTTGAAGCCCATGAATTGCGGGATGATGACCCCAAACGTTACGGCGGGAAAGGCGTTTTAAAAGCTGTCCGTAATATTATCGAAAAGATCGAACCGGAACTGATCGGATTAGATGCCTTTGATCAGTTAAGCGTTGACCAGACCATGATCAAGCGTGACGGTACTACCAATAAAAAAGAGTTGGGTGCTAATGCGATTTTGGCTGTTTCCCTGGCCAATGCGAAAGCGGCGGCGGCGGAACTTGAAATTCCCCTTTATCGTTATCTGGGTGGCCCCCTCGCCAATGTGTTACCTGTTCCTATGATGAATGTCATCAATGGCGGAGCGCACGCTGACAATAACGTGGATTTTCAAGAATTCATGATCATGCCGGTCGGAGCCGAAACTTTTGGGGAAGCCCTACGCTGGGGAGCCGAAGTCTTTGCGGTTTTGGGTAAAGTACTAAAAGAACGCAAGTTGTTATCCGGTGGCGTGGGTGATGAAGGGGGTTATGCTCCTAATTTAAAATCTAACCAAGATGCCCTGGATATTCTCATTGAAGCGATTGAAAAAACGGGTTACAAACCTGGAACTGAAATTGCCCTAGCCATGGATATTGCCTCCAGTGAATTCTACAAAAATGGTCAATACACCTACGATGGTGCGCCTCACAGTCCCCAGGAATTTATTGATTATCAAGCTAAGTTAGTCAGTCAATATCCCATTGTTTCGATTGAAGATGGTCTTCAAGAAGATGACTGGGAAAGTTGGAAAGGTTTAACGGAAAAATTGGGAGCAAAAACTCAATTAGTGGGTGATGATTTGATGGTGACAAATCCCATTCGTTTACAAAAATCGATTGATTTGGGCGTTGCTAACGCTATTTTAATTAAGCTCAATCAAATTGGTTCTTTAAGCGAAACCTTGGAAACCATTTCTCTAGCCACCCGTTACAGTTACCGTTCTGTGATTTCCCATCGTTCGGGGGAAACGGAAGATACCACGATCGCTGATTTAGCCGTGGCCACCCGTGCGGGTCAAATTAAAACGGGTTCTCTCTGTCGCAGTGAACGGGTTGCAAAATATAATCGCCTGTTACGCATTGAAGATGAACTCGGCGATCGCGCTGTTTATGCTCCCAAATTAGGCCTTGGCCCCAAACATTCCTAG